Part of the bacterium genome is shown below.
CGATCGGCCGGAGGATCCGCGACACGCTGTCGCGCTCCGGCGAGTTCGACGTGCGGATGACCCGGGACGAGGATGTATTCATCCCGCTGGAGGAGCGCACGGCGATGGCCAACAAGGGGGGCGTCGACCTCTTCATCTCCATCCACATCAACGCCAGCCGGAACCGGAGGGCGGAGGGATACTCCACCTACGTCCTCTCCCGCGGTGCGTCGAACCGGGAGGACCTCGAGCTGGCCGCCCGGGAAAACGGCGTGCCGATCGCCAAGCTCCAGGGGGTCAAGTTCATCATCGACGACATGTTCACCGGTGCGCGCAAGAACGAGTCGCTGCGCCTCGCCAAGACGGTGAACGACGCCGTCGTCCGCCACGTCTCCACCCGCTACCCGGGGGTGCAGAGCCTCGGCCTGAAGCAGGCTCCCTTCTACGTGCTCGTGGGCGCGAGGATGACGGCCGTCCTGATCGAAGCCTCCTTCATCAGCAACGCCCGGGAGGAGGCACGCCTGCGCGATCCCTCGTGCCTCGACCGGATCTCCGACGGCGTGGCGGAGGCGGTCCGCTACTACGGGCGGAACGGGAACCTCGCCCACTCGGATTATTGAGTGTCTCTTCCATCCCTTTCACGGGACCTCCTCCGGACCGACCTCCCCGACCGGGACTTCCTCGAACGTCTGAAGGAGTACCTCGCCGGCACCCACGCCGCGGTGCGCGAGGGGCAGCGGCAATGCCTGTGCGGCGGAGCCGAGGCGTGCCGGAGGATCTCCGGCGCCATGGACGCCGTCCTGTCGGTTCTCTACGACCGCGCGCGCGCGCGGTTCCGCGCCTCGGCGCCGGACATGTCGTACCGGATGGCGGTCGTAGCGGTGGGCGGCTACGGGCGGAGCGAGTTGTGCCCCCACTCCGACGTGGACCTTCTTTTCCTTCACGGCTACAAGGTCGACCGCTTCGTCGAGGCGATGACCGAGTGGATGCTCTACCCGCTGTGGGACCTCGGCCTCGAGGTGGGGCACAGCGTCCGCAACATCAAGGAGACGATCCGTCTCGCCGCCGCGGACGACTCGATCCGGACGGCGCTCCTCGACCACCGGCTCGTCGCGGGGGACGACCCCCTGTACCGCCCGTCGATGCGGGAGTTGGACCGGTTCCTCTACTTCCAGGGCGGCGACAAGTTCATCGCGAAGAAGATCGGGGAGATGCGCTCGCGGCACGCCAAGGTCGGATCCACGGTCTACCTGCTGGAGCCGAACGTCAAGGAGGGACGGGGAGGGCTGCGCGACCTGCAGACGGCGGTCTGGGGAGCGCGGATCAAGTACAAGTGCGACGGTCTCGCGGAGCTGCGGAAGAAGGGCGTGGTGGGGGCCCGGACCGTCGAGGCGATCCGGCACGTCCTCGACTACCTTCTCCGGGTGCGGAACGAGCTCCACTACCTGCAGGGGAAGAAATCCGACGTCCTCGGCTTCGAGGTGCAGGATCGGCTGGCGGAGCGGTTCCGCTACCGGCAGGTCGGGTCGAACCAGGCCGTCGAGCGGTTCATGCGCTCGTACTACCTCCACGCGGCCTCCGCGGCCCGGCTCTCCGACGAGGTCCTCGAGGAGGTGGGACGGTTCCTTCCGGAGGAGGGGAGCCGGAAGCCGTTCTTCTTCCTGAAGCGGAAGCTCATCGGCGAGGGGGGGATTCTCTACAAGGGGAAGCTGCAGGTCAAGGACAGCGCCTCCCTCGAGAAGGAACCGATCCGGATTCTCGAGTTCTTCCGGTCGATGCAGAAGACGAAATCGACCCTTTCCCCGCAGGCCCGGCGGAACATCCAGCTGGCGTTGCCCGCCGTGGGGGCCGCGTTCCGCGAGGACCGGGAGGCGGCGAAGATCTTCCTCGAGATCCTCGCCGACCCGGTTCACCTGCGGGAGACGCTCCTCGCCATGAACGAAAGCCGCTTCCTCGCCCGGTACATCCCCGAGTTCGCCCCCCTCTACTGCAGGGTGCAGCGGGACATCTACCACGTCTACACGGTGGACATCCACTCCATCCGCTGCGCGAGCGTCCTGGCGGAGATCGGGACGTCCCCTTCCCGCACCAAGGAAGCGGAGGAGTTCCTCCGGATCCACGCGACCGTGCAAAACCCCGGCCTGCTCCACCTCGCGATCCTGTTCCACGACATCGGGAAGGGGAAGGGGCACGGCCACAGCAGGATCGGCGCGGAGATCGTGGCGCGCATCGGCGCCCGGTGGGGGCTCGCGGAGCGGGACGTGTCGGACCTCGTCTTCCTCGTGGAGCATCACCTGCTGATGGCCAACGTTTCGCAGCGGCGCGACCTGCACGACATCGAGCTGATCCTCTCCTTCGCCGATACCGTGGGAACGGTCTCCCGGCTGGACCAGCTCTACCTGCTCACCTATGCGGACATGAAGGAGGTGGCGCCGGAGGTCTGGACCCAATGGAAGGCGATGCTCCTGGCCGAGTTGTACGAGAAGGGACGCAACGTCCTGGACCAGGGGGCCCTCAAGCGTCCGTTCGAGGAGCGGGCGCACCGGCGGCGCCAGCAGGTGCGCGAACTGCTGAGCGGAGAACCCCGCGATACGGTGGATCGCTTCCTCGCCCGCGTGGACGACCGGTATCTCCTCGCCACGCCCGACGGCCGCTTCGTGGAGCATGCGCGGACCCTCGAGGCGTTCGACGGGAAGACGCCCGCCATCGTGGCGATCGACTGGCCGGAATCGGGGATCACGGAGTTCCTCGTCGTCTGCCCCGACGAGCGCGGTCTCTTCGCGAAGATCGCGGGGACGCTGTCGGCCAACAGCATGAACATCCTCAACGCCTCGATCGCCACCACCGTGGATGCCGTCGCGCTGGACACCTTTTACGCCAGCTATCTCGGCAAGTCCCTGCGGGGAGATCCGAAGAAGGGGCGGGTCATCGCCGACCTTTCGCGCGTCCTCCGGGGGGAGACCAACGTGGAGGCGCTCATGGCCGAGCCGCGGGTGGGAAAGTACGTCCGGGACCGTGTCCCCCGGTACAGGCCCACGCGCGTCGTCTTCGACAACACGGTCTCCTCGCGCTGCACCGTCGTGGACATCTTCACCTACGACCGGATCGGTCTCCTCTACGACATCACGAGCACGCTGACGGCGCTCGGGATCGACATCGCGCTCTCCAAGATCTCCACGAA
Proteins encoded:
- the glnD gene encoding [protein-PII] uridylyltransferase, which gives rise to MSLPSLSRDLLRTDLPDRDFLERLKEYLAGTHAAVREGQRQCLCGGAEACRRISGAMDAVLSVLYDRARARFRASAPDMSYRMAVVAVGGYGRSELCPHSDVDLLFLHGYKVDRFVEAMTEWMLYPLWDLGLEVGHSVRNIKETIRLAAADDSIRTALLDHRLVAGDDPLYRPSMRELDRFLYFQGGDKFIAKKIGEMRSRHAKVGSTVYLLEPNVKEGRGGLRDLQTAVWGARIKYKCDGLAELRKKGVVGARTVEAIRHVLDYLLRVRNELHYLQGKKSDVLGFEVQDRLAERFRYRQVGSNQAVERFMRSYYLHAASAARLSDEVLEEVGRFLPEEGSRKPFFFLKRKLIGEGGILYKGKLQVKDSASLEKEPIRILEFFRSMQKTKSTLSPQARRNIQLALPAVGAAFREDREAAKIFLEILADPVHLRETLLAMNESRFLARYIPEFAPLYCRVQRDIYHVYTVDIHSIRCASVLAEIGTSPSRTKEAEEFLRIHATVQNPGLLHLAILFHDIGKGKGHGHSRIGAEIVARIGARWGLAERDVSDLVFLVEHHLLMANVSQRRDLHDIELILSFADTVGTVSRLDQLYLLTYADMKEVAPEVWTQWKAMLLAELYEKGRNVLDQGALKRPFEERAHRRRQQVRELLSGEPRDTVDRFLARVDDRYLLATPDGRFVEHARTLEAFDGKTPAIVAIDWPESGITEFLVVCPDERGLFAKIAGTLSANSMNILNASIATTVDAVALDTFYASYLGKSLRGDPKKGRVIADLSRVLRGETNVEALMAEPRVGKYVRDRVPRYRPTRVVFDNTVSSRCTVVDIFTYDRIGLLYDITSTLTALGIDIALSKISTKADQVADVFYIVDRDGRKVSAPDRQEEIRQALLAAIGA